The Alkalibacter saccharofermentans DSM 14828 genome has a window encoding:
- the rsmD gene encoding 16S rRNA (guanine(966)-N(2))-methyltransferase RsmD: protein MRIISGSARGKKLFSPKDDSIRPTTDRIKESIFNIINQKVYECVFVDLFAGSGSMGLEALSRGAEKVYFCDKDSESIDLAKKNLNHTNLDQSRCEFINMDYRKSLESLGRKGVKADVIFLDPPYDIEGLEEIINKIQSLELLGLGGILILEHDINRNIDKNMIKYKWKSKKKYGNTGIEIFRNQVVE, encoded by the coding sequence ATGAGAATAATAAGCGGATCAGCCAGAGGTAAAAAGCTGTTTTCTCCAAAAGACGATTCTATAAGACCTACTACTGATAGAATCAAGGAATCCATCTTTAATATAATCAATCAAAAGGTTTATGAATGTGTTTTCGTCGACCTGTTTGCGGGAAGTGGATCTATGGGACTGGAAGCATTAAGCAGAGGGGCGGAAAAAGTTTATTTTTGTGATAAAGACAGCGAAAGCATTGATTTGGCAAAAAAAAATCTCAACCACACAAATCTGGATCAAAGCAGGTGTGAATTTATAAACATGGATTACCGAAAATCATTGGAATCCCTTGGCAGAAAAGGTGTGAAAGCCGATGTGATTTTTTTGGATCCTCCCTACGATATTGAAGGATTGGAAGAAATCATAAACAAGATCCAATCTCTCGAATTGCTTGGTCTTGGAGGGATTTTGATCCTGGAACATGATATAAATCGCAATATTGACAAAAATATGATAAAATACAAATGGAAGAGCAAGAAAAAATACGGAAATACGGGCATTGAAATCTTTAGAAATCAGGTGGTTGAATGA
- a CDS encoding ATPase, translating to MKIIALLNELESILHEGTHVPFSSRVMVNTEEALEIIQEIMHSLPDEIKQAQWIKEERKKILLEAQKESEKILNDAESKIRSMVDENQITQSAYLEAQEIRKKAEEISREIRKSTNDYADSILKNLQMQIKELSETIEDNRKQLKGK from the coding sequence ATGAAGATAATAGCGCTGTTAAATGAGCTTGAGAGCATTCTCCATGAAGGCACCCATGTGCCGTTTTCATCAAGAGTCATGGTCAATACCGAGGAGGCCTTGGAAATCATTCAGGAGATAATGCATTCCCTTCCGGACGAGATCAAGCAGGCTCAATGGATCAAGGAAGAACGAAAAAAAATACTCCTTGAAGCTCAAAAGGAATCGGAAAAAATATTGAACGATGCTGAATCAAAAATAAGATCAATGGTAGATGAAAACCAAATCACCCAGTCTGCATATTTGGAGGCACAGGAGATAAGGAAAAAAGCTGAAGAGATCTCCAGGGAAATCAGAAAATCCACAAACGATTATGCCGATTCAATTCTGAAAAACCTTCAGATGCAAATCAAGGAATTATCCGAAACCATTGAAGACAACAGAAAACAACTAAAAGGCAAATGA
- a CDS encoding nucleotidyltransferase: protein MLMKILGIVAEYNPFHNGHLYHLEKSKETSGCSHTIAIMSGSFLQRGEPALTDKWNRAETAVKNGIDLVVELPYAYSCQSAEIFAYGAIRTLNDTKSVNCLAFGSESADISKLSLVADIIAKEPEYYKDKLRKHLQTGLSFPKARELALNFCIPNVGESVVIGLPNNILALEYLKWLSRLESNIEPVPIERTKVGYHSDFSLDGIASATHIRNIINQNDQWREILKPLVPQVTYEEIESYSHKQGFNNLENYFDIIASEILRSSPREISAYPDVTEGLENRLVSSLKNSSTVAGLVEEVSSKRYPSTRISRILCHMATHFTDEDTALFYKDKSFSPYLRLLAFNTKGREIINAIKGNSEIKILDNLGRSQKKLKPNQVRCLKKDLAASDIYFLKTNPQKIGSDYLKKPIYVNE from the coding sequence ATGCTTATGAAAATATTAGGGATAGTAGCAGAATATAACCCTTTCCACAATGGCCATCTGTACCATTTGGAAAAATCAAAGGAAACAAGCGGATGCAGCCATACAATTGCAATTATGAGCGGCAGCTTTTTGCAGCGGGGAGAGCCTGCGTTAACAGATAAATGGAATCGGGCAGAGACCGCCGTAAAAAACGGGATAGATCTTGTAGTTGAACTTCCTTATGCATACTCTTGTCAAAGTGCAGAAATATTTGCTTATGGCGCCATTAGAACCTTAAATGACACCAAATCAGTAAACTGTCTAGCCTTCGGCAGCGAATCTGCAGACATATCAAAGTTGTCTTTGGTCGCAGATATTATTGCCAAAGAGCCGGAGTATTACAAAGACAAACTTCGAAAACATCTTCAAACAGGTCTTTCCTTCCCTAAGGCAAGAGAACTGGCTTTGAATTTCTGCATCCCAAATGTAGGAGAAAGCGTAGTGATAGGACTGCCTAACAACATCCTGGCTCTTGAATACCTTAAATGGCTATCCAGACTAGAGAGCAATATAGAGCCAGTCCCGATAGAAAGGACCAAGGTGGGATATCACAGCGATTTTTCACTAGACGGCATAGCAAGCGCCACCCATATTAGGAATATAATAAATCAAAACGATCAGTGGAGAGAAATTTTAAAGCCTTTGGTTCCTCAAGTTACTTATGAAGAAATAGAGAGCTATAGCCATAAACAAGGTTTCAACAACCTTGAAAATTATTTCGACATCATAGCTTCAGAAATATTGAGATCTTCCCCCAGGGAAATTTCTGCCTATCCCGATGTGACAGAAGGGCTTGAAAACAGGCTTGTAAGCTCACTGAAAAATTCTTCTACTGTCGCGGGGCTTGTAGAGGAAGTATCTTCAAAGCGATATCCATCAACCAGGATTTCTCGAATACTCTGCCATATGGCAACGCATTTTACCGATGAAGACACTGCGCTGTTCTATAAGGACAAGTCCTTTAGCCCATATCTTAGACTTTTGGCATTCAATACAAAGGGTCGCGAGATAATCAATGCGATTAAAGGCAATTCTGAAATAAAGATTCTTGACAATCTGGGAAGATCACAAAAAAAACTGAAACCAAACCAGGTCAGATGTCTGAAAAAAGACCTTGCTGCATCAGACATTTATTTTTTAAAGACCAATCCCCAAAAAATCGGTTCTGATTATTTAAAAAAACCCATATACGTCAACGAATAA
- the coaD gene encoding pantetheine-phosphate adenylyltransferase, whose amino-acid sequence MRIAVYPGSFDPMTKGHLDIIERGSKMFDKLVVAILVNSSKTPCFTTLERMEMIEESVKHLDNVQVEHFEGLLVHYMEKNNYKYVLRGLRALADFENEFQMASMNKKLYPEIEVVILMTNIKYSFISSTLIREIIKFGGDLKDMVPELVYKKIDQKYGRVNDEDNSAVK is encoded by the coding sequence ATGAGAATAGCGGTATACCCGGGAAGCTTTGATCCCATGACAAAAGGACATCTGGATATAATTGAGAGAGGCTCAAAAATGTTTGACAAACTGGTGGTGGCAATACTGGTGAATTCATCGAAGACGCCGTGCTTTACGACACTGGAGCGGATGGAGATGATAGAAGAATCGGTCAAACACCTCGATAATGTCCAGGTCGAGCATTTCGAAGGACTGCTTGTGCACTATATGGAAAAAAACAACTATAAGTACGTATTGAGAGGGCTTAGGGCTTTGGCAGATTTTGAAAATGAATTTCAGATGGCTTCAATGAATAAAAAGCTCTATCCCGAAATTGAAGTAGTGATATTGATGACAAATATCAAGTATTCCTTTATCAGCTCCACGCTGATTAGGGAAATAATAAAATTTGGCGGAGATCTGAAGGATATGGTTCCAGAGTTGGTTTATAAGAAGATCGATCAAAAATACGGGAGGGTAAACGATGAAGATAATAGCGCTGTTAAATGA